In Drosophila pseudoobscura strain MV-25-SWS-2005 chromosome 4, UCI_Dpse_MV25, whole genome shotgun sequence, the following proteins share a genomic window:
- the Der-1 gene encoding derlin-1, which yields MDIGQWYRSLPRFTRYWLTTTVLLSLLCRFELLDIWSLSLNRSMVFGKLQLWRCVTSLFVFPITPNTAFHFLINCYFIVQYSSRLEKDQYGRSPSDYLYLLIVTSVLANIGGMLFNVQFLMDMMVMAITYVWCQLNKDVTVSFWFGSRFKAMYLPWVLAAFEFIFHFSLASLIGIFNGHVYFFLKFQYSQELGGNALLETPQFLKRLVPDTSGGFGGFGVPPESRAPPPPESPWGRGMALGRN from the exons ATGGACATTGGCCAATGGTACCGGTCGCTGCCCCGCTTCACCCGCTATTGGCTGACGACGACTGTGCTGCTCAGTCTACTATGCCGCTTTGAACTGCTGGACATCTGGAGTCTGTCGCTGAACCGCTCGATGGTGTTTGGAAAACTCCAGTTGTGGCGATGTGTGACCTCGCTGTTTGTGTTCCCCATCACACCGAACACGGCCTTCCACTTCCTCATCAACTGCTACTTCATTGTGCAGTACAGCAGCAGGCTGGAGAAGGATCAGTACGGGCGCAGTCCCTCCGATTACCTGTATCTGCTCATCGTGACATCAGTGCTGGCCAACATAGGCGGGATGCTGTTTAACGTCCAGTTCCTCATGGACATGATGGTGATGGCGATCACCTACGTCTGGTGCCAGCTTAACAAAGATGTGACAGTCAGCTTCTGGTTTGGCAGTCGCTTTAAAGCCATGTATTTGCCATGGGTGCTGGCTGCATTTGAGTTTATATTCCACTT CTCTCTGGCCTCGTTAATTGGCATTTTCAATGGACATGTTTACTTTTTCCTCAAGTTCCAATATTCCCAAGAGCTGGGCGGCAATGCCCTGCTGGAGACGCCCCAGTTCCT GAAACGCCTGGTACCCGACACTTCTGGTGGTTTTGGTGGCTTTGGCGTCCCACCGGAGAGTAGAGCGCCACCGCCTCCCGAAAGTccctggggcaggggcatggccCTGGGTCGAAACTAG
- the LOC4817527 gene encoding histone-lysine N-methyltransferase 2D, with protein sequence MWPQTLEMSRDECRGMLRRLELESYSHIISVFRAQGSLSEPKGKMLEELRQLFHITPERHRAEVRRAVNDEQLCTIAENVCGPNTWQEWSREGRRPYPLLPRISPQTALSIVANDLAAKACLENAKLLPPAETGAHYADALIDQANLMALKHGRNRAQEHGPTLVIMDEPFKVPDVPNEVKKAIQKRKENEGIDAKLNKKRHMQQQQQHEKLDHQLHHQQHMHVLGQLPGHQTGAQEDGEMMPVEPRPSPRTQQQRFFYQQQQKHKQRLASKRNLANSLGPYPGAVAAGRAAAASAATDSAKRVAAPAKSGRRAQKQLQQQQQQKMQQQQQQKVLLPVPEAAGNHLVVQSHVEYILDEALKSVCATTATPAPAPAPTPMPSPSPTVMVSPPTGFMNKLKPATRVVYGPTTGAAEMGSPTTPGAPSRVFANSPIVFKEKLQPSVVPVQVQVQSHTPVKKFIMEERQPDTTPAVPTLPVTPTIPMPISTANLPLAPQIISVQQIPAPPMGAKLRPALGLLNPTGSSTTTTTILPPGTKLTPKKINFLDGTPLDVKPKTLPSSAVRLLPYTTDTTATAVATPSSPQAMSSNLKEQPRGTVTPLSSASTVNIIKNIPASSLNNTLITPLATSTATGTPIFRAKGPSQPQQLPPGSVTVKAAGTGGASTTTGGPQILGNIKLTSGGTGTGSPLNIKQVHSSALRNIKICSPNGKVFLQPGKLTAGSIIHKLNNVTGASGTTTTVATASLSPTGGMSHPSSSPHQRFNLQKMQIMPAHTQVMSSVVTSSSSNTITVTSGTGTSSSSAKLTTKPTTLTFSTGAGGKNNLVFLPASAASGMRAVTLSTKPKPSVLVIGASTSASVVSPTAASVSPNILTGSSSSSGSSAKPKPNQLITEDTPIDIINMPIIVADNGTTAMEPKVKSGPLVVLNATDWEMELDQAATQTVTTTNSSKQSLDDVIIEDVDVEDDDVVAVEVETEQDTELNNRIIELHPEDDSAIEYVDMDLEQPIEIESTSNISPETATTANSLMAAIVSHGGHPTQLKTKQQAMEQPLATTL encoded by the exons ATGTGGCCACAAACGTTGGAAATGTCGCGGGACGAATGCCGAGGCATGCTGCGTCGACTTG AGCTTGAATCCTATTCGCATATAATAAGCGTTTTTCGCGCGCAAGGCTCGCTGAGCGAACCAAAGGGCAAAATGCTGGAGGAACTGCGACAACTGTTTCACATAACCCCGGAGCGTCATCGGGCGGAGGTGCGGCGCGCCGTCAACGATGAACAGCTCTGCACCATAGCCGAAAA TGTCTGCGGTCCGAACACCTGGCAGGAATGGTCGCGCGAAGGTCGTCGTCCGTATCCGCTGCTACCGCGTATCAGTCCCCAAACGGCGCTCAGCATTGTGGCCAACGATCTGGCGGCGAAGGCGTGTCTGGAAAATGCGAAACTATTGCCGCCCGCCGAAACGGGGGCCCACTATGCCGATGCCCTCATCGATCAGGCCAACCTAATGGCACTGAAGCATGGCCGGAACAGGGCCCAGGAACACGGTCCGACGTTAGTGATCATGGATGAGCCG TTCAAAGTACCCGATGTCCCCAACGAGGTAAAGAAGGCCATACAGAAGCGCAAGGAGAACGAGGGCATTGATGCCAAGCTCAACAAGAAGCGacacatgcaacagcagcagcagcacgaaaAGCTGGATCATCAACTTCACCACCAGCAACATATGCACGTGCTGGGCCAGCTACCCGGACATCAGACTGGCGCACAGGAGGACGGCGAGATGATGCCAGTGGAGCCGCGACCCAGTCCAaggacgcagcagcagcgcttcttctaccagcagcagcagaagcacaaGCAACGGCTGGCCAGCAAGCGCAATCTGGCCAACAGCTTGGGTCCCTATCCCGGTGCCGTAGCGGCGGGTAGGGCGGCAGCAGCGTCAGCTGCCACAGACTCTGCGAAGCGAGTGGCAGCACCGGCCAAAAGCGGACGACGGGCACAGAagcaattgcagcagcagcaacaacagaagatgcagcaacagcagcagcaaaaagtaTTATTGCCCGTACCGGAGGCGGCGGGCAATCATTTGGTGGTGCAATCACATGTGGAATACATCCTGGACGAGGCACTCAAGTCGGTATGTGCCACCACAGCGACGCCAGcgcccgcacccgcacccacaccAATGCCATCCCCATCGCCCACCGTTATGGTGTCGCCACCCACGGGCTTCATGAACAAACTGAAGCCAGCCACGAGAGTCGTGTATGGTCCgacaacaggagcagcagagatGGGTTCGCCCACAACGCCCGGTGCCCCCAGTCGGGTCTTTGCCAACTCGCCGATTGTCTTTAAAGAGAAACTGCAGCCGAGCGTGGTGCCCGtccaggtgcaggtgcagagCCACACGCCTGTCAAGAAGTTCATTATGGAGGAAAGGCAGCCGGACACCACACCAGCGGTGCCCACATTACCCGTGACGCCCACTATACCCATGCCCATCTCGACGGCCAATCTTCCACTAGCTCCGCAAATCATCAGTGTCCAGCAGATACCGGCCCCGCCCATGGGGGCCAAGCTACGACCTGCTCTGGGGCTGCTGAATccaacaggcagcagcaccaccaccaccaccattcTCCCACCCGGCACCAAGCTGACGCCGAAGAAGATCAATTTCCTTGACGGCACACCGCTCGATGTCAAGCCCAAGACCTTGCCCAGTTCGGCGGTGCGACTACTGCCCTACACGACGGATACGACGGCCACAGCCGTTGCCACCCCGTCCTCGCCGCAGGCCATGTCCAGCAATCTCAAGGAGCAGCCGCGGGGTACAGTCACGCCTCTCAGCAGCGCCTCCACGGTGAATATCATCAAGAATATACCGGCCAGCAGCTTGAACAATACACTTATTACGCCTCTGGCGACGTCTACGGCAACGGGCACACCTATCTTTCGTGCAAAGGGCCCATCtcagccgcagcagctgccgccagGCAGTGTGACTGTCAAGGCAGCGGGTACAGGCGGTGCATCTACCACCACTGGGGGCCCACAGATACTGGGAAACATCAAACTGACGAGCGGCGGCACAGGGACGGGCAGTCCCCTAAACATAAAGCAGGTGCACAGCAGTGCCCTACGCAACATCAAGATCTGCTCGCCCAATGGCAAGGTGTTCCTGCAGCCCGGGAAACTGACCGCGGGCAGCATCATCCACAAGCTGAACAATGTGACGGGAGCGAGCGGGACGACAACGACAGTTGCCACGGCGTCCCTTTCGCCGACTGGGGGGATGTCACATCCGTCCAGCTCTCCGCATCAGAGGTTCAACCTACAGAAGATGCAGATTATGCCGGCGCACACGCAAGTGATGTCCAGTGTGGTAACCAGCAGCAGTTCAAATACAATCACCGTGACCAGCGGGACCGGGACATCATCGAGCAGTGCCAAGCTGACAACAAAGCCCACCACCCTGACATTTTCCACTGGCGCTGGGGGGAAAAACAATCTGGTGTTCCTGCCGGCCAGTGCGGCGAGCGGTATGCGAGCCGTGACGCTGAGCACGAAGCCCAAGCCGAGTGTCCTGGTCATTGGTGCCTCCACCTCGGCCTCAGTAGTCTCGCCAACGGCAGCCTCAGTCTCGCCCAATATTCTCacagggagcagcagcagcagcggcagctcagCGAAACCCAAACCGAATCAACTAATTACAGAGGACACGCCCATCGATATTATCAATATGCCCATCATTGTGGCCGATAATGGGACGACGGCGATGGAGCCGAAGGTCAAGTCCGGGCCTTTGGTGGTACTCAATGCCACCGACTGGGAGATGGAGTTGGATCAGGCGGCCACCCAGACAgtgacaacaacaaattcTTCCAAACAGAGTCTCGATGATGTCATTAtcgaggatgtggatgtggaagaCGATGATGTggtggcagtggaagtggaaacGGAACAGGACACCGAGCTCAACAATCGCA TCATTGAACTGCATCCAGAGGATGACAGCGCAATCGAGTATGTGGACATGGATCTAGAGCAGCCCATTGAGATTGAGAGCACCAGCAACATATCTCCAGAGACGGCTACAACAGCGAATTCCCTGATGGCAGCTATCGTTTCACACGGGGGTCATCCAACGCAGCTAAAGACGAAGCAGCAGGCAATGGAGCAGCCACTGGCCACCACACTGTAA
- the LOC4817528 gene encoding histidine triad nucleotide-binding protein 3: MHGENFLFKRKKTIFAALTGLGLLGLVAVYNCGINSPTTSASQQECLFCDFANGKQGPPPVLEVQTDEYVIFKDKSPAATYHYLAIPKQHFDSFNALNKSHIGLVLRMESGMVELLKSKNVDPSKAIIGFHIPPFISVKHLHLHGIYPPSEMSIWNRINFMSSFWFKTARDANEALELREL; this comes from the exons ATGCATGGAGAGAATTTCCTGTTCAAACGGAAAAAAACCATATTTGCCGCCCTCACTGGACTAGGCTTGCTAGGCCTCGTCGCGGTCTATAATTGCGGAATAAATAGCCCAACGACATCAGCGTCTCAACAGGAATGTTTATTTTGTGATTTTGCCAACGGTAAACAAGGGCCGCCGCCAGTTCTGGAGGTTCAAACCGACGAATATGTGATATTCAAGGATAAGAGTCCTGCGGCAACGTATCACTATCTGGCCATCCCCAAGCAACACTTTGACAGTTTCAATGCTTTAAACAAATCCCACATTGGACTTG TGCTGCGGATGGAATCGGGCATGGTCGAGCTGCTAAAATCGAAGAATGTTGACCCTTCGAAGGCGATTATTGGATTTCACATCCCGCCATTCATCTCAGTGAAGCATCTGCATCTACATGGGATTTATCCCCCTTCGGAGATGAGCATTTGGAATCGTATCAACTTCATGTCTTCATTTTGGTTCAAAACG GCCAGGGACGCCAACGAAGCTCTGGAATTGAGAGAACTGTAA
- the LOC4817529 gene encoding uncharacterized protein KIAA2013 homolog: protein MLFRSAKNKFETVDVMRRLKRLAEGTLSSYRRLFLLLLCVCTVFYMLPPIFRYIFLSAPEQKDPHSVCMDDRLTPYILQNYEFDANIRHVSPSKLPGERDFTPYIGNGYIGLEIAHDASLNIKHGRAMQLPIRFQPIVSVAQQSVGVEKESTVVEYLTGMVHRFQCFPGYFASYTYYAHRTQPNVLVQELQITNTRNMIEDVELIMPRVNLPRLSHRTLKLSEPASAGMVFYNELDVLTGIVQPVAEDPSKLIVVSIVKPQLDAKLQVRKRGTVRFVYPIAIHYSKPVAEAQIKATVEANEQQATQAMIKLLQKLGSKAANTGSSYSINTFRQEHIDVWADLWATGFTISTSKAEHSLNGDRINATMYAVLSQVRCFEFEEMGTAVSSAKKEDIAKALTYAEGCYDSYHTLQAENLWREMSTLQQLNSLVSSWMLTLEKQGCHNLIRAGASGVIQAMVLSFGSFRFSNQHLECNIHPKFLHRDFHFRRLNYGNKTHVNVTIIVKDDNKAIIQVALDRSDRSYYACDGGCLDEPVLLTQSRRHFPVKLTEPLTAILYITEDKQHMEELHHAIHVKEVVEAPAHEQHLIALHKHGHQLGGLPTLFWVSVCAIIIVFHIFLCKLIIKEYCEPSDKLRYRYNKP, encoded by the exons ATGTTGTTCCGCTcagccaaaaacaaattcGAGACGGTGGATGTGATGCGCCGGCTGAAGCGTCTGGCCGAAGGCACCCTTTCCTCGTATCGccgtttgtttttgctgctcctctgcgtGTGCACAGTTTTCTATATGCTGCCGCCGATCTTTCGTTATATATTTCTAAGTGCACCGGAGCAGAAGG ATCCCCATAGTGTGTGCATGGATGATCGTTTGACACCGTACATACTCCAGAACTATGAATTCGATGCCAACATTCGTCACGTGTCGCCCTCGAAGCTGCCGGGCGAGCGCGATTTCACGCCATATATTGGCAACGGTTACATCGGTTTGGAGATAGCCCACGATGCGTCGCTGAACATCAAGCACGGTCGTGCCATGCAACTGCCCATCCGTTTTCAGCCGATTGTGTCCGTGGCACAGCAGAGTGTGGGCGTCGAAAAGGAATCAACCGTTGTCGAGTATCTGACGGGAATGGTGCATCGGTTTCAGTGCTTCCCTGGCTACTTTGCTTCCTACACCTACTACGCACATCGCACGCAGCCCAATGTCCTCGTGCAGGAGCTGCAGATCACCAATACGCGCAACATGATTGAAGACGTGGAGCTGATAATGCCACGCGTTAACCTGCCCAGGCTTTCGCATCGCACCCTGAAGCTAAG TGAGCCAGCTTCCGCAGGTATGGTGTTCTACAACGAGCTGGACGTGTTAACGGGCATTGTGCAGCCCGTCGCAGAGGATCCCAGTAAATTGATTGTCGTAAGCATTGTGAAGCCACAGCTAGATGCAAAGCTGCAGGTCCGCAAGCGGGGAACAGTCCGTTTTGTGTATCCCATAGCGATACACTACTCCAAGCCCGTTGCTGAGGCGCAGATAAAGGCAACTGTCGAGGCTAACGAGCAACAGGCCACGCAAGCCATGATAAAGCTCCTGCAGAAACTGGGCTCAAAGGCAGCCAATACGGGCTCATCGTACAGCATCAATACCTTTCGCCAGGAGCATATCGATGTGTGGGCAGATCTCTGGGCCACAGGTTTTACGATAAGCACATCCAAGGCGGAACATAGTTTGAACGGGGACCGCATCAATGCCACCATGTATGCGGTGCTCTCCCAGGTGCGTTGCTTCGAGTTCGAGGAAATGGGCACGGCCGTCTCTTCGGCCAAAAAAGAGGATATAGCTAAGGCCCTGACCTATGCCGAGGGCTGTTATGATTCCTATCACACGCTGCAGGCGGAGAACCTGTGGCGGGAGATGTCCACCCTGCAGCAGCTGAATTCCTTGGTCTCCTCTTGGATGCTGACGCTCGAGAAACAGGGCTGCCACAATCTCATACGTGCGGGTGCTTCAGGTGTTATACAAGCAATGGTCTTAAGTTTTGGGAGCTTTCGCTTTAGCAATCAGCACTTGGAGTGCAATATCCATCCAAAATTCCTGCACAGGGACTTCCACTTTCGACGTCTTAACTATGGCAACAAGACACATGTGAATGTCACCATCATTGTCAAGGATGATAATAAGGCGATCATCCAAGTGGCTTTGGATCGCTCCGATCGCAGTTACTATGCCTGCGATGGCGGCTGTCTAGATGAGCCTGTACTGCTCAC TCAAAGCCGTCGACACTTCCCAGTTAAACTGACTGAACCTCTGACAGCAATACTATACATAACCGAGGACAAACAGCACATGGAGGAGCTCCACCATGCCATTCATGTTAAAGAAGTGGTCGAGG CTCCTGCCCATGAACAACATTTGATTGCTTTGCACAAGCATGGCCATCAATTGGGCGGCCTGCCCACGCTCTTTtgggtatctgtgtgtgcaatAATTATagtatttcatattttcctaTGTAAGCTAATTATCAAGGAGTACTGCGAACCAAGCGATAAGTTAAGGTATCGTTATAACAAACCGTGA
- the Got2 gene encoding aspartate aminotransferase, mitochondrial isoform X1: MSQIYKRSLLLSNRVAPSAAAALRCKSSWFSEVKMGPPDAILGVTEAFKRDQNPKKMNVGVGAYRDDNTKPFVLPSVREAEKRVLGRGLDKEYAPIIGFPEFYNKAIELALGKDSKRLQAKHNVTTQTISGTGALRVGAAFLSRFWTGCRDVYMPNPTWGNHVPIFEHSGLSVKRYRYYNPASCDLDFSGMIEDLKKAPEGAIVLLHACAHNPTGVDPTVEQWREISKVVKDRKLYPFIDFAYQGFASGDVDRDAQAVRIFEADGHDFCLAQSFAKNMGLYGERAGAFTVVCTDEEEAARVMSQVKIIIRGLYSSPPIHGARIAAEILNSDDLRKQWLVDVKQMADRIIDARCTLRENLKKLGSSRSWEHIVNQIGMFCFTGLKPEQVTKLAKEYSIYMTQDGRISMAGVSSKNVDYLAESIHKVTK; this comes from the exons ATGTCGCAGATCTATAAGCGCAGTTTGCTTTTGAGCAACCGTGTGGCACCCTCGGCTGCCGCCGCTTTGCGTTGCAA ATCATCATGGTTCTCGGAAGTAAAAATGGGTCCTCCCGATGCCATTTTGGGCGTTACAGAGGCATTTAAGCGGGACCAAAATCCGAAAAAGATGAATGTGGGCGTTGGTGCCTACCGCGATGATAACACCAAGCCCTTCGTCCTGCCCAGTGTGCGGGAG GCTGAAAAGCGGGTTTTGGGTCGCGGCTTGGACAAGGAGTATGCCCCAATCATTGGCTTTCCCGAGTTCTACAACAAAGCCATTGAACTGGCTTTGGGCAAGGACTCCAAACGCCTGCAGGCTAAGCACAATGTCACCACCCAGACGATCAGTGGAACTGGAGCTCTCCGCGTGGGTGCCGCCTTCTTGAGCCGTTTCTGGACAGGCTGTCGCGATGTGTACATGCCCAATCCCACTTGGGGCAATCATGTGCCAATCTTCGAGCACAGTGGTCTGTCCGTTAAGCGTTATCGCTACTACAATCCCGCCAGCTGCGATCTGGATTTCAGTGGCATGATTGAGGATCTGAAG AAAGCCCCCGAGGGAGCTATTGTTCTGCTGCATGCCTGCGCACACAATCCCACTGGCGTGGACCCCACTGTGGAGCAGTGGCGTGAGATCTCCAAGGTCGTGAAGGACCGCAAACTGTATCCCTTCATTGACTTTGCCTATCAGGGATTCGCCTCGGGCGATGTGGATCGTGATGCCCAGGCGGTGCGCATTTTTGAGGCCGATGGCCATGACTTCTGCCTGGCCCAGAGCTTTGCCAAGAACATGGGTCTGTACGGAGAGCGTGCTGGTGCCTTCACCGTTGTCTGCACCGATGAAGAGGAGGCCGCACGTGTGATGTCCCAGGTGAAGATCATCATTCGTGGTTTGTACTCGAGCCCGCCCATACACGGAGCCCGCATTGCGGCCGAGATCCTGAACAGCGATGACCTGCGGAAACAGTGGCTGGTGGATGTCAAGCAGATGGCCGATCGCATCATCGATGCCCGCTGTACGCTGAGGGAGAACCTCAAGAAGCTGGGCTCCAGCCGCAGCTGGGAACACATTGTCAACCAGATTGGCATGTTCTGCTTTACGGGCCTGAAACCCGAACAGGTCACGAAACTAGCCAAGGAGTACAGCATCTACATGACCCAGGATGGTCGCATTTCCATGGCCGGAGTGTCTAGCAAGAATGTGGATTATCTGGCCGAGAGCATACACAAGGTCACCAAATAG
- the Got2 gene encoding aspartate aminotransferase, mitochondrial isoform X2, whose amino-acid sequence MQNSLPLLRRLWSSECKGGSSWFSEVKMGPPDAILGVTEAFKRDQNPKKMNVGVGAYRDDNTKPFVLPSVREAEKRVLGRGLDKEYAPIIGFPEFYNKAIELALGKDSKRLQAKHNVTTQTISGTGALRVGAAFLSRFWTGCRDVYMPNPTWGNHVPIFEHSGLSVKRYRYYNPASCDLDFSGMIEDLKKAPEGAIVLLHACAHNPTGVDPTVEQWREISKVVKDRKLYPFIDFAYQGFASGDVDRDAQAVRIFEADGHDFCLAQSFAKNMGLYGERAGAFTVVCTDEEEAARVMSQVKIIIRGLYSSPPIHGARIAAEILNSDDLRKQWLVDVKQMADRIIDARCTLRENLKKLGSSRSWEHIVNQIGMFCFTGLKPEQVTKLAKEYSIYMTQDGRISMAGVSSKNVDYLAESIHKVTK is encoded by the exons ATGCAAAATTCATTACCTCTATTAAGACGCCTATGGTCCAGCGAATGTAAGGGCGG ATCATCATGGTTCTCGGAAGTAAAAATGGGTCCTCCCGATGCCATTTTGGGCGTTACAGAGGCATTTAAGCGGGACCAAAATCCGAAAAAGATGAATGTGGGCGTTGGTGCCTACCGCGATGATAACACCAAGCCCTTCGTCCTGCCCAGTGTGCGGGAG GCTGAAAAGCGGGTTTTGGGTCGCGGCTTGGACAAGGAGTATGCCCCAATCATTGGCTTTCCCGAGTTCTACAACAAAGCCATTGAACTGGCTTTGGGCAAGGACTCCAAACGCCTGCAGGCTAAGCACAATGTCACCACCCAGACGATCAGTGGAACTGGAGCTCTCCGCGTGGGTGCCGCCTTCTTGAGCCGTTTCTGGACAGGCTGTCGCGATGTGTACATGCCCAATCCCACTTGGGGCAATCATGTGCCAATCTTCGAGCACAGTGGTCTGTCCGTTAAGCGTTATCGCTACTACAATCCCGCCAGCTGCGATCTGGATTTCAGTGGCATGATTGAGGATCTGAAG AAAGCCCCCGAGGGAGCTATTGTTCTGCTGCATGCCTGCGCACACAATCCCACTGGCGTGGACCCCACTGTGGAGCAGTGGCGTGAGATCTCCAAGGTCGTGAAGGACCGCAAACTGTATCCCTTCATTGACTTTGCCTATCAGGGATTCGCCTCGGGCGATGTGGATCGTGATGCCCAGGCGGTGCGCATTTTTGAGGCCGATGGCCATGACTTCTGCCTGGCCCAGAGCTTTGCCAAGAACATGGGTCTGTACGGAGAGCGTGCTGGTGCCTTCACCGTTGTCTGCACCGATGAAGAGGAGGCCGCACGTGTGATGTCCCAGGTGAAGATCATCATTCGTGGTTTGTACTCGAGCCCGCCCATACACGGAGCCCGCATTGCGGCCGAGATCCTGAACAGCGATGACCTGCGGAAACAGTGGCTGGTGGATGTCAAGCAGATGGCCGATCGCATCATCGATGCCCGCTGTACGCTGAGGGAGAACCTCAAGAAGCTGGGCTCCAGCCGCAGCTGGGAACACATTGTCAACCAGATTGGCATGTTCTGCTTTACGGGCCTGAAACCCGAACAGGTCACGAAACTAGCCAAGGAGTACAGCATCTACATGACCCAGGATGGTCGCATTTCCATGGCCGGAGTGTCTAGCAAGAATGTGGATTATCTGGCCGAGAGCATACACAAGGTCACCAAATAG
- the Got2 gene encoding aspartate aminotransferase, mitochondrial isoform X3 codes for MVQRISSWFSEVKMGPPDAILGVTEAFKRDQNPKKMNVGVGAYRDDNTKPFVLPSVREAEKRVLGRGLDKEYAPIIGFPEFYNKAIELALGKDSKRLQAKHNVTTQTISGTGALRVGAAFLSRFWTGCRDVYMPNPTWGNHVPIFEHSGLSVKRYRYYNPASCDLDFSGMIEDLKKAPEGAIVLLHACAHNPTGVDPTVEQWREISKVVKDRKLYPFIDFAYQGFASGDVDRDAQAVRIFEADGHDFCLAQSFAKNMGLYGERAGAFTVVCTDEEEAARVMSQVKIIIRGLYSSPPIHGARIAAEILNSDDLRKQWLVDVKQMADRIIDARCTLRENLKKLGSSRSWEHIVNQIGMFCFTGLKPEQVTKLAKEYSIYMTQDGRISMAGVSSKNVDYLAESIHKVTK; via the exons ATGGTCCAGCGAAT ATCATCATGGTTCTCGGAAGTAAAAATGGGTCCTCCCGATGCCATTTTGGGCGTTACAGAGGCATTTAAGCGGGACCAAAATCCGAAAAAGATGAATGTGGGCGTTGGTGCCTACCGCGATGATAACACCAAGCCCTTCGTCCTGCCCAGTGTGCGGGAG GCTGAAAAGCGGGTTTTGGGTCGCGGCTTGGACAAGGAGTATGCCCCAATCATTGGCTTTCCCGAGTTCTACAACAAAGCCATTGAACTGGCTTTGGGCAAGGACTCCAAACGCCTGCAGGCTAAGCACAATGTCACCACCCAGACGATCAGTGGAACTGGAGCTCTCCGCGTGGGTGCCGCCTTCTTGAGCCGTTTCTGGACAGGCTGTCGCGATGTGTACATGCCCAATCCCACTTGGGGCAATCATGTGCCAATCTTCGAGCACAGTGGTCTGTCCGTTAAGCGTTATCGCTACTACAATCCCGCCAGCTGCGATCTGGATTTCAGTGGCATGATTGAGGATCTGAAG AAAGCCCCCGAGGGAGCTATTGTTCTGCTGCATGCCTGCGCACACAATCCCACTGGCGTGGACCCCACTGTGGAGCAGTGGCGTGAGATCTCCAAGGTCGTGAAGGACCGCAAACTGTATCCCTTCATTGACTTTGCCTATCAGGGATTCGCCTCGGGCGATGTGGATCGTGATGCCCAGGCGGTGCGCATTTTTGAGGCCGATGGCCATGACTTCTGCCTGGCCCAGAGCTTTGCCAAGAACATGGGTCTGTACGGAGAGCGTGCTGGTGCCTTCACCGTTGTCTGCACCGATGAAGAGGAGGCCGCACGTGTGATGTCCCAGGTGAAGATCATCATTCGTGGTTTGTACTCGAGCCCGCCCATACACGGAGCCCGCATTGCGGCCGAGATCCTGAACAGCGATGACCTGCGGAAACAGTGGCTGGTGGATGTCAAGCAGATGGCCGATCGCATCATCGATGCCCGCTGTACGCTGAGGGAGAACCTCAAGAAGCTGGGCTCCAGCCGCAGCTGGGAACACATTGTCAACCAGATTGGCATGTTCTGCTTTACGGGCCTGAAACCCGAACAGGTCACGAAACTAGCCAAGGAGTACAGCATCTACATGACCCAGGATGGTCGCATTTCCATGGCCGGAGTGTCTAGCAAGAATGTGGATTATCTGGCCGAGAGCATACACAAGGTCACCAAATAG
- the Npc2a gene encoding NPC intracellular cholesterol transporter 2 homolog a, translating into MLRFAVIACLLVAFVQGLEFSDCGSKTGKFTRVVVEGCDTTKSECILRRNTTVSFSIDINLAEEATAVKTVVHGKVLGIEMPFPLANPNACVNSGLKCPLEKGESYRYTATLPVLKTYPKVAVLVKWELQDQNSDDIICVEIPAKIQ; encoded by the coding sequence ATGCTGAGATTTGCTGTAATTGCCTGTCTGCTGGTGGCCTTCGTCCAGGGCCTGGAGTTCAGCGATTGCGGATCGAAGACTGGGAAGTTCACCCGTGTGGTCGTCGAGGGCTGTGACACCACCAAGTCGGAGTGCATCCTCAGGCGCAACACGACAGTGAGTTTCTCGATAGACATTAACCTGGCGGAGGAGGCGACCGCCGTCAAGACTGTCGTCCACGGCAAGGTTCTGGGTATCGAGATGCCTTTTCCGCTGGCCAATCCCAATGCCTGTGTGAACAGCGGTCTGAAGTGCCCCCTGGAGAAGGGGGAATCGTATCGCTACACGGCCACCCTGCCGGTTCTCAAGACCTATCCGAAGGTCGCCGTGCTGGTCAAGTGGGAGCTGCAGGATCAGAATAGCGACGACATCATCTGTGTGGAGATCCCCGCCAAGATCCAATAG